One Aspergillus oryzae RIB40 DNA, chromosome 2 genomic window carries:
- a CDS encoding Zn(II)2Cys6 transcription factor domain-containing protein (predicted protein), with product MSNVDISNDGFIGLDYDSRNYLQPQSWPVAVDHQASHRAEGARDISPLQTSGHAFEQSVAQDPNLMVDWQFQHMQPHLQYSHEEASSAPQFTTASYGMPIHSSPIDLISGTPQGPLSGSLLDGPYLPLSAPVDMVPFPYQDLQSDLMAFPSDGLAHGLPEIPSYAAPQNVIDSSSPADTYLEVRSLTSSSSDNGWSTIEPRRSHEYFPDQGFFINPTQTLHDRSLSESSYSTSYGSFVEISNPVNSPSSDTNFDAAFNNTMTRRVSFDHTSHGSQSPTAVSPVAIVRPIPVPMKKPSSPTRSTGSSSSTSPPTRKPSRKSPIAAKTAETKVRKQSQNGKPETEKRVGKRKGPLKPDQRKQASEIRKLRACLRCKFLKKTCDKGEPCAGCQPSHARLWQVPCTRIDIKEIGYFMKDWKADYERHISLGFSVGNIKGFSEHERTLFITHGYGQILPINAREVYVHNDQCFNVDWVETYNRGPTKYEVETAKLSAGMEGISHAMLSDYLDRHIDGNGTFEKFVDDYFEGTPFLTQMLKTAFRFYYRTKMPVIRKALKLIVAYNLTLHITLVEGLGEEDGLLGKVDVEGSKFKGKTLAPVMINFQIKCAMANMWRELQKDVLEELSSLYSSVYSGEKLKNWPTIFILASILLAVWEEMQFDCHYRTRDPAAVEKFCNDMETTPVGVIVGLFQAISQKLPAFTEWETQKHHHLLHSNPDVCSAMTEVRQHVTQYESYLRSRSSSKFNPKDFDCLSNKFVSRLVVRAN from the exons ATGTCAAATGTCGATATTTCCAACGACGGCTTTATCGGCCTCGATTATGACTCGAGAAACTACCTCCAGCCTCAGTCATGGCCCGTGGCGGTGGACCACCAGGCTTCCCACCGAGCAGAAGGAGCGCGAGACATTTCTCCCTTGCAAACCAGCGGTCACGCATTTGAACAGTCGGTAGCTCAGGATCCCAATCTGATGGTCGACTGGCAATTCCAGCACATGCAACCCCACCTTCAGTACTCTCATGAGGAAGCCTCCTCCGCTCCTCAGTTCACGACCGCAAGCTATGGGATGCCCATCCACTCGTCCCCCATTGATTTAATCTCTGGTACACCCCAAGGACCCTTGAGTGGGAGTCTCTTAGACGGTCCATATCTGCCTCTGTCCGCGCCGGTTGACATGgttccttttccttatcAAGATCTGCAATCTGACTTAATGGCCTTTCCGTCCGATGGCCTGGCGCATGGCCTACCCGAGATCCCCTCATACGCCGCGCCGCAGAACGTAATAGACAGCAGCTCGCCAGCGGACACGTACTTGGAGGTCCGTTCGTTGACCAGTTCGAGCAGCGACAATGGCTGGAGCACTATTGAGCCGCGCCGCTCGCATGAGTACTTCCCCGACCaaggcttcttcatcaatcCCACGCAGACATTGCATGACAGAAGCCTCTCGGAGTCATCCTACTCAACGTCATATGGCAGCTTTGTAGAGATTTCAAATCCAGTTAACTCGCCCAGCTCGGACACCAACTTTGACGCCGCCTTCAATAACACAATGACCCGACGCGTGTCATTCGACCATACCTCGCATGGCTCGCAGTCACCGACTGCGGTCAGTCCTGTGGCCATTGTGCGACCTATCCCTGTCCCCATGAAGAAGCCTTCATCGCCTACACGGTCCACTGggtcatcctcatctaccTCTCCTCCTACGAGGAAGCCATCCCGCAAGAGCCCTATAGCTGCTAAGACTGCAGAGACAAAGGTTCGGAAGCAGTCGCAAAATGGAAAGCCAGAGACCGAGAAGCGTGTTGGAAAACGGAAGGGTCCGCTCAAGCCAGATCAGCGGAAACAGGCCAGCGAGATCCGCAAGTTGAGAGCGTGTCTCCGTTGCAAGTTCTTGAAGAAAACT TGCGACAAAGGCGAACCCTGTGCTGGCTGTCAACCATCGCACGCTCGGTTATGGCAGGTGCCATGCACCCGCATTGACATTAAGGAGATTGGCTACTTCATGAAGGATTGGAAAGCTGACTACGAGCGTCATATCTCTCTTGGGTTCTCAGTAGGCAATATCAAAGGGTTCTCAGAGCATGAGAGGACTCTCTTCATCACCCATGGCTATGGTCAAATTCTTCCCATCAATGCTCGCGAGGTTTATGTGCACAACGATCAGTGCTTTAATGTCGACTGGGTAGAGACGTACAACCGAGGACCGACGAAGTACGAGGTGGAAACCGCTAAGCTTTCTGCTGGAATGGAAGGGATTTCACACGCTATGTTATCCGATTATCTCGATCGCCATATCGATGGAAACGGCACTTTCGAGAAATTCGTTGATGACTACTTTGAAGGCACTCCGTTCCTGACACAAATGCTGAAAACCGCGTTCCGGTTCTATTACCGCACAAAAATGCCGGTGATCCGCAAGGCCTTGAAGCTTATCGTTGCCTACAATCTGACGCTCCACATTACGTTGGTCGAAGGCCTgggcgaggaagatggaCTTCTTGGAAAGGTTGATGTAGAGGGTTCAAAGTTCAAGGGCAAGACATTGGCACCAGTAATGATCAACTTCCAAATCAAGTGTGCTATGGCAAACATGTGGCGTGAGTTGCAAAAGGATGTTCTGGAAGAGCTCTCGAGCCTGTATTCCAGCGTATACAGCGGGGAGAAGCTTAAGAACTGGCCAACAATCTTCATCCTGGCGTCCATCCTTTTGGCCGTGTGGGAAGAGATGCAGTTCGACTGTCATTACCGCACTCGG GATCCTGCCGCTGTCGAGAAATTCTGCAACGATATGGAGACTACCCCCGTCGGAGTTATTGTTGGCTTGTTCCAAGCGATTTCGCAGAAACTTCCCGCATTCACCGAGTGGGAAACACAaaagcaccaccacctgctACACTCGAACCCGGATGTCTGCAGCGCAATGACTGAGGTTCGCCAACATGTCACGCAATATG AGAGCTATCTCCGTAGCCGCTCCAGTTCGAAATTTAACCCCAAGGACTTTGACTGTTTATCGAATAAGTTTGTTTCAAGACTTGTTGTCCGCGCCAACTAA
- a CDS encoding uncharacterized protein (predicted protein): protein MNDLTPIENETGDMWYFSSRETVLLHPTLQNLSIVAAIISDLRSETLSYIKKPWFNPTSLETLNLLCCDVSPQSLREMLQFPKALKNFTLRGSPWTTRWEFFLTDRVGIVDVLKTQAHSLLNLELDFYLRTNCPALDFRDFKCLQQLTIDPKVLRGDHYTQSPETKEHLRKHCHLPRSLRCLRFREYKERSRPDLLTLSIVLDWVISGGLPNLENITIQSATFFSEAILDASAPDGKSFQQAFGDVGVEVVVERVRSALDDEHLTIDCRCCSFYWRYLNQWDD, encoded by the coding sequence ATGAACGACCTTACACCCATCGAAAACGAAACAGGCGACATGTGGTACTTTTCCTCGCGCGAGACTGTCCTGCTTCACCCCACGCTACAAAACCTGAGCATAGTAGCAGCCATCATCTCGGACCTGCGCTCAGAAACACTAAGTTACATCAAGAAACCCTGGTTCAACCCAACATCCCTAGAAACCCTGAACCTGCTCTGCTGCGACGTATCACCACAGTCTCTCCGCGAGATGCTCCAGTTCCCCAAAGCCCTCAAGAACTTCACCCTAAGGGGATCCCCCTGGACGACCCGATGGGAATTCTTCCTCACAGACCGAGTCGGGATCGTGGACGTCCTCAAAACCCAAGCACATTCACTCCTGAACCTCGAACTAGACTTCTACCTACGCACAAACTGCCCAGCCCTCGACTTCCGGGACTTCAAATGCCTCCAACAACTCACCATCGACCCGAAGGTCCTAAGAGGTGATCATTACACGCAGAGCCCCGAGACGAAGGAACACCTCCGCAAACATTGCCACCTGCCTCGGAGTCTCCGATGTCTGCGTTTCCGGGAGTATAAAGAACGGAGCAGACCGGATCTGCTAACGCTATCTATTGTTCTCGACTGGGTGATATCTGGGGGGTTACCGAATCTAGAGAACATTACGATCCAGTCGGCTACGTTCTTTTCGGAGGCGATATTAGACGCATCAGCCCCGGATGGAAAGTCGTTCCAGCAGGCGTTCGGGGATGTCGGGGTGGAGGTGGTAGTGGAGCGTGTGCGGTCtgcccttgatgatgaacacCTTACCATTGATTGTAGATGTTGTTCGTTCTATTGGCGGTATTTGAATCAATGGGATGATTGA
- a CDS encoding uncharacterized protein (predicted protein) yields MGDVKYELSDMDKMGITKTVKVLLFYELQPTIDLEKLIISLAEGVKNATSQLPFMAGNLEFNEHGKLCIVIPPGSQVKLSTRRFESKEQKSLSALVQDSFSPDHIDFTELLPEESAAPKQVCALQLSLVEGGLILGLWMNHAAGDWSSIDTFMSLICQSCKAYQEGLEMPTYIPDLNRAPYNAPETGTTSSREEHLEKLPMFYVMEKSQFKLKPPPTFRSSIYRISEASIQKLKARCTPYLTEVDYITSYDCISALAWTSITRARLNLHPEKSSSPSRFVHPIDVRTRDPEKKTSERYFGNAVIGTQAGPTTAQALISDGDRGFAAAATLIRQSINSTSLSTISRMTSLMKSLAPTETLGSQADFSDMDVFMNTWYSGNAEKYDIGGDLRPVAFRVPSSFPGAFAVILPNFSSGATRVFEVLVQVEVEEHEVLRKDQDFLRYFEIVA; encoded by the coding sequence ATGGGTGACGTGAAATATGAGCTGTCCGACATGGACAAAATGGGTATCACAAAGACTGTGAAAGTCTTACTATTCTATGAGCTCCAACCCACCATTGATCTAGAAAAATTGATCATTTCCCTGGCGGAAGGTGTGAAGAACGCGACCAGCCAACTGCCATTTATGGCAGGGAATTTGGAATTCAACGAGCATGGTAAACTTTGCATTGTGATACCACCAGGAAGCCAGGTCAAGCTCAGCACTCGCCGGTTTGAGTCTAAGGAACAAAAGTCGCTTTCTGCCCTAGTCCAGGACTCGTTTTCTCCAGATCATATAGACTTTACTGAGCTTTTACCGGAGGAATCAGCAGCCCCAAAGCAGGTATGCGCTCTGCAACTAAGTCTCGTGGAGGGTGGCCTGATTCTAGGATTGTGGATGAATCACGCGGCTGGGGACTGGTCTTCCATTGATACATTTATGTCTCTTATCTGTCAAAGCTGCAAGGCATATCAGGAAGGGCTGGAGATGCCTACCTACATTCCAGACCTCAACAGAGCTCCATACAATGCCCCAGAGACTGGcacaacctcctccagagAGGAGCATCTGGAAAAGCTCCCAATGTTCTATGTCATGGAGAAGAGTCAATTTAAGCTAAAGCCGCCACCTACCTTCCGATCAAGCATATACCGGATCTCTGAGGCATCCATTCAAAAGCTCAAAGCGCGGTGCACCCCATATCTGACCGAGGTTGACTACATAACCTCATACGACTGCATATCTGCCCTTGCCTGGACGTCAATTACCCGTGCTCGGCTCAACCTGCACCCAGAGAAATCCTCTTCGCCATCCCGTTTCGTCCACCCCATTGATGTCCGCACTCGAgatccagagaagaaaacttCTGAACGCTACTTCGGCAACGCCGTCATCGGGACCCAAGCAGGCCCTACCACTGCCCAGGCCCTAATTTCAGATGGTGACCGTGGATTCGCAGCTGCAGCTACCCTAATCCGTCAATCTATAAACTCCACTAGCCTATCCACAATCAGCCGCATGACCTCCCTCATGAAGTCACTCGCTCCCACGGAGACACTGGGTTCCCAGGCAGACTTCAGTGACATGGATGTGTTCATGAATACCTGGTACTCGGGGAACGCAGAAAAGTACGATATTGGGGGTGATTTGAGACCTGTTGCATTTCGGGTTCCTTCGTCCTTTCCCGGAGCTTTCGCGGTAATCTTGCCAAACTTTTCGAGCGGAGCAACGAGGGTCTTCGAGGTTTTAGTGCAGGTAGAGGTTGAGGAGCATGAGGTGCTCAGGAAGGACCAGGACTTTTTAAGGTATTTTGAGATTGTTGCATGA